The DNA segment GGCGTACATGGCGGCCCACTGGTCCTGCCACAGGTCCAGATAACGCCGGGCCAGTTCCTCCATCGAGGGGGGATCGCGATCTTGTCCAGTCATGTGAATAGCTTAGCATTCCGTTGGTGGCTGCGCAGCATTAGCGAAACTGCTGAAATTCAAGGCACTCCTGCGCAATGCTTGCACTGCAATGGTGCAATAGCGTAATTCTATAGGTCGCACCATGCACATGCTGGGGGAAACGCCTTCATGGCTGATAAAGAAGAATCCAAACCCGCACCGGTGACAATCAAGAAGTACGCCAATCGGCGCCTCTATAACACAGCCACCAGCAGCTACGTCACTCTTGACCATCTCTGCCAGATGGTGAAGGACGGGACCGATTTTGTGGTCTACGACGCGAAGACCGGAGACGACATCACCCGCTCCGTCCTTACCCAGATCATCGTGGAAGAAGAGGCAAAGGGCCAGAACCTGCTGCCGATTCCGTTCCTGCGTCAGCTCATCAGCTTCTACGGCGACAACATGCAGTGGCTGGTGCCTCGGTATCTGGAACACTCCATGCAATCCTTCACCTCGAATCAGGAGAAGATGCGGGATTATTTCCAGAATGCGTTCGGCGGGATGTTCCCGTTCGGCACGTTCGAGGAGATGAGCAAGCAGAACATCGCCATGTTCGAGCGCGCCATGCGCATGTTCAGCCCCTTCAGCGGGGTGGAAGGCGCGATGAAGGAGGCCGGACGTGATTCCGCTGCTTCCGCGGCGGCATCAGATGTCTCGCGTAAGGCGGCCGGCTCCCAGGCGGAAGAGAAGTTCGACGAGCTGCAGAAGCGCCTGGACGAGTTGCAGCAGCAGCTCGAGGGGCTGACCAAGCGCAAGGTCGAATAGACCGGAACGTAGCCATTCAACTCGAAAGGGGCACCGCCGGACGGCGGTGCCCCTTTTCGTTTTCATGCAGCGCATGAGGACGCCGGGCCGATATTTCCACCGGATCGGGTGGTTGGATGCGGGTATTCGCCAATTGGATCGATGTAAGCCAGGGCGGGCGAGGCGAGCTGGATTTATCCCATCCTGCCGGGGTGCCACCCCGAAAGATGGGAACTCATGCCCTGATGTGGTGGTTCATGGCACGAGGCACGGCGCACCCGAAAGGAGCGGCGCGTGTCAGCAATGAGACTCACCCACTCGGAGGAACACCCCATGCGTGTCCCGAAGCAACTCTGCGCGACCGTGCCGGCCGCCATGCTGTCCGGTCTGGTGCTTTTCGCGGCGGGCAGCGCCGCTGCGCAACAGTCCGGTCAGCAGTCCGGCAACTACTCCTACTCCGCCGGCTATGACGCGGCCCTGCGTCAGGGGCAAGCGCAGGCAGCTCCGGCTCAGGACGTGCTCGAACAGGTTTATTTCGACTTCGACAGCGCCGAGCTGCGCTCCGATGCGCGGACCAAGCTGAACGACCTCGCCAGCATGGTCCGGGAGAACGACATCGGTCAAGTGAATGTCGTCGGCCACACCGACACGGCCGGCCCTGCCGATTACAACATGGGCCTCTCCCAGCGTCGGGCCGAGGCGGTATCGCAGGCACTGACCGACCTGGGCATCCAGAACCAGATCATCGACCTCTCCTGGGAGGGCGAGCAGGACCCGGCGGTGCCGACCGGCGACGGCGTTCCGGAGCAGCAGAACCGGCGCGTGGCGATCACGATTCCCGCCGCCGGCGGGTTCCAGGCCGCGAGCGCCCAGTAACCGCCAGTTGGATGCACCGAACCGGATCGATGCCGGATGATGAGGAGCAGAACCATGCGCAAACAGATTCTTCTTCTGACTTCGCTCGCCGCTCTCGCGGCGGCGCCCGCCATGGCCCAGGATCAGCCGGAGGCGATTGCCAACCTGTCCTCCCAGGGCCGGGACGCCTTCACCGTCTACAGCCAGTTCTCCAACCCGAAGGCTTTCGCCGTCGCTTCCGACGGGGCCTACGGATTCTATGGCGGGCAGGGCAGCGCCGATCAGGCGATGTCGGAAGCCGTTCGCCGTTGCCAGAGCGTCAGCAACACCGGCGACTGCCAAGTCGTGTCCATGAATGATGAGCCCATGGTCGCCGCCGGCCCGGGCGTGGCAGAGGCCCTGCGCAGCATGAACACCTCCACGATGGGCGGGCTGCGCGAGGAGGCGGTCCAGGATTTCCGTCAGGCGCAGTCGCCCAAGGCGCTCGCCACCTCCCAGGACGGCGCCTGGGGCTGGGTCGCCGGCGCCTCCAGCATTGAGGCCGCCCGGTCCGAAGCGCTGCGTCACTGCAGCGAGTGGGGCCAGGGCTGTGAGGTGACCGAGGCCCAGTGATTCTTCAGCAGGATCACAGATCGGCCAGATCCCCCGGCGTCGCGAGCGCCGGGGGCTTTTCTTTTCCGGTTGCAAGAAGGGGGTGGTGCAGCAGCGGGGGAGATAGGAATTGCATGCTCCCTTTGCGCCTCCTATCCCACAGTAACGCCGGCACCCATGGCAGTGGTGCCGCGCCTTCGCTCCTCGCTAAGGCCCCCGCGCCGGCCCGGTTGCGGCCGCACCGGCTAAGCTTCCTGCATGGAAAATCACGAAGACTGGAAAAGGCGGCTCCCGGTGCCTGTCGCCAGCTGTCGGGCAGTGGCGGTGTGGGAGGCCCCTGAACGGATTGAATATTCCGCCCCGACCGCGGAGGGCGTCGCCGTGCCCGCGTGCGTTCCTGCAAACCCGTCCGGCCGCGCCCTCGTGCCGCTTCCTGGTCAGAAGGCGGCGGCCCAGGCTTTTGCCGAAGCCGACCGCGCTTATCGGAGGACAATGGGGGACGAGGTCCCGGCCAACACATTCGATGTAACGGTATGAGGCGCGTCCAATAGGCTTTCAGGCCTTCCTGCCATGTTATAAGGTGCGTTGGGGGATATTCGAACGGACGCCATGCCGCTCAGCCCCAGCTCCGCCAACCGGTTCTCCTGGAGCCGGGCAGGCGGAAATTACAAGATGGCAGGGGAGAAGGCGCTCATGACGGGGCGGGTACAGGACAAGGTCATTCTGGTGACGGGCGCTGCTTCGGGCATCGGCCTTGCTACGTCTAGGCTGCTGGCGGAACAGGGCGCAAAGGTCATCATGACTGACCGTAATGCCGATGGCGGCGCTGCCGCGCTTGAGCAGGTCGGGAACGGCGTCGAGTTCCACGCCCAGGACGTAACGGATGAGCGGCGGTGGGAGGAGATCGTCGCCGACGTCGTGGCGCGGCACGGCCGACTGGACGGGCTGGTCAACAATGCCGGCGTCGGCTCGATGAACACGATTGAGCAGATCACCATTGAGGAGATGCGCTTCGTCAATTCCGTGAATGTCGAAGCCGTGGCCATCGGCTGCAAGCACGCCATCCTGGCGATGAAGAAGACAGGCGGCGGCAGCATCGTGAACCTGTCCTCCGTCGCTGGCCTGATCGGCGCTCCGACCCTGCCGGCCTATTGCGCCTCCAAGGGAGCGGTGCGGCTGCTGACCAAGTCCATCGCCGTCTACTGCGCCCAGGCCAAGTACGAGATCCGCTGCAACTCCGTGCATCCGTCCTTCCTGCGGACGGCCATGGTACAGAGCATGATCGACGGCGCGCCCGATCCGGCCCGCATGGAACGGGCATTGGAAAGCGCCTCGGCGCTGGGCCGCATGGGGGAGCCGGAGGATGCCGGCCACATCATCGTCTATCTCTGCTCCGACGAGAGCCGGTTCGTGACCGGCGCCGAGTTCGTCGTGGATGGCGGGCTGACGGCGCGGTAACGGCTGCGGACGCGTACAGAAAAGAAGAAACTATCCAGGAAGGAACGCTCAGACATGCATCCGCTTTTCGACCTTACCGGCAAGGTGGCGCTGATCACCGGCTCCTCGCGGGGAATCGGCAAATCCATCGCCGAGGAATATGCGAAGGTTGGCGCCAAGGTGGTGATCTCGTCGCGCAAGCAGGATGCCTGCGACCGGGTGCGGGATGAGATCATTGCGGCTGGCGGCGAGGCCATCTCCGTCCCCTGCAACATCGGCCGCAAGGAAGAGCTGGAGCGGTTGGTAGCTGCTACGATGGAGGCCTGGGGCCGGATCGACATCCTGGTCGCCAATGCCGCCATCAACCCGGTCTACGGTCCGCTGGGCAGCGTCACGGATGAGGCCTGGGACAAGATCATGGGCACCAACCTGCGCAGCACCTGGCAGATCTGCAACATGGTGATGCCGCAGATGGCGGAGCGGAAGGACGGGTCCGTGATCGTGCTTTCCTCCATCGCCGGGGTGCGCGGCAATCCGGTAATCGGCGCCTATGGCGTGTCCAAGGCGGCGGAGGCGGCGCTGGTGAAGAATCTGGCGGTGGAGTACGGACGGTACAATGTGCGCGTCAACGCCGTCGCCCCCGGCATCATCGAGACGGATTTCGCCAAGGCCCTGACCGACAATCCGGATATCGCCAAAGCGGTGATGAGCCGGGCTCCGCTGGGCCGCTTCGGCAAGCCGGTGGAAATCGCCGGCGTCGCCCTGATGCTGGCGGGAGACGCAGGGCGCTTCGTCACCGGGCAGCTCATCATGGTGGATGGCGGCGCCACCATCGCCGACCCGACCGTGATCTGAAAGGGAAGCAGGGATGAGCAGCGCCGTCCTGATCGACATCCTGGACCAGCACCGATTCGACCAGGGAGCCCTGGAAGCCTACCTATCTCGCCATCTGGAGGGCTTCCGCACGCCGGCTTCGATCCGCCAGTTCCAGGGCGGGCAGAGCAACCCGACCTTCCTGATCGAGGATGCGGCGGGGGCGAAATTCGTGCTCCGCAAGAAGCCGCCCGGCAAGCTGCTGCCCAGCGCCCATCTGGTGGAGCGGGAATATCAGGCCATGCGCGCCCTGGCCGGCACGCCGGCGCCGGTACCGAAAGCCCGGCTGCTGTGCGAGGACGCGTCGGTCACCGGCACGGCCTTCTACGTCATGGATTTCATCGACGGCCGCGTCTTCGCGGACGTGACCCTGCCCGGCATGCGGCCGGCCGAGCGCGCCGCGATCTTCGACGCCATGAACGCCACTCTGGCGGCCCTGCACTCCGTGGACTGGAGGGCGGTGGGGCTGGAGGGGTTCGGCAAGCCGGAGAACTACATCGCCCGTCAGGTGGATCGCTGGTCGAAGCAGTATGTCGCGGCCAAGACGGATGAAATCCCGGCCATGGACAGGCTCATGGCCTGGCTGCCGGAGCACATCCCGGCGGGGAACGAGACCACCATCGCCCATGGCGACTACCGGCTGGGGAATCTGATGTTCCACAGCTCGGAGCCGCAGGTCGCCGCCATCCTGGACTGGGAGCTGGCGACGCTGGGCCACCCGCTGGGCGATCTCGCCTACAACTGCATGGCCTATCACCTGCCGGCCGGCGTCAAGGAGTTTCCCGGCCTGATGGGCATCGACCTCAAGGCGGAGGGCATCCCGTCGGAGGATGAGTATCTGGACGCCTATTGCCGCCGCACCGGCCGTAGCGGCATTCCGGACTGGAACTTCTTCCTGGCCTTCAGCTTCTTCCGTATCGCCAGCATCTGCCAGGGCGTCTATGCCCGCGCCCTGGCCGGCAATGCCGCCGACAGGCGGGCGCAACGTTATGGCCAGGTCGCGCAGGCAACGGCGGAGATCGGCTGGAGCCTGGCCCAGAAGAGCTGAGCGCCACGGCGCTTCGCGGGGCTCAGGGCGGGGAGACGGCTGGGGCCGACCCTCCCGCCCGATTGCCACATCCGGCCATGTGGGGTAAGGACGGGGACCGGCCCCGGGCCATGCTCCACGAAGACCAGATTGATCGATGTTTTCACTGCCCCGCGCCATGAGAATGGTGGCGGCTGCCCTTCTGCTCGCGGCTCTCGCCGCCTGCGGGAAGCATCCGACACCGGCGCCATTGCCCCAGCTTGCAACCAGGACCCCGGAAATCATCCAGGACTCCGGGACGGGGCGCCGGAAGACGACCCTGTCCGTCCTGATCTACAATGTCGCGGGTCTGCCCTGGCCGGTGCGATGGGGTCGGGGCTGGGCGTTGGACCGCATCGGCGACGATCTGCGCCGGTTGCAGCTTGAGGGCAGAGCGCCGGACCTCCTGCTCCTACAAGAGGCGTTCACGTCGCAGGCCGGCCATATCGGCATTCGGGGGCTCTATCCCAACTGGGTGCGGGGACCCAAGGCGGGCGACGACTTGACCATCGAAACCCCGCTGCAGAATCCTGAGTTCATGGCCGGTCGCCGGTTCTGGAAGGGGGAGGGAATCGGCAAGCTCGTGTCCAGCGGCCTCTATATCTACAGCAACTACCCGATCCAGGCTGTCGAGATGACGCCGTTCGGCCGGAACAGTTGCGCCGGCTATGACTGTCTGGCGAACAAGGGCGTGATGATGGCGACCATCGCCATTCCTGGCGTGCCCGAACCGATCCAGGTGATGAACACGCACCTGAATGCGAGAGGGGCTTCCCGCGTCCCCATCGACCGGACCCACAAAGCCCACGCCCGCCAGCTCGATGAGATCCACATCTTCCTGGGCCGGCATCTCCGTCCGGACTGGCCCTTTATCTATGGCGGGGATTTCAACACCCGGGGCTCCGACCTGCGCTATGCGCGCAAGACCATGAACGTGCCTGGCACCGTTGTCCGCTACTACTGCACCGTCATCACCACGGATTGCGATGTCCGCATGTCCTGGGACGGGGACGCGCCATGGCTGGACACGCAGGACCTTCAGGGCTTCGCAGATGGCGTCGGCGTCCATGTGCGCCCGGTGCGGGTGGAGGCGATGTTCGATGTACCGTTTGACGGGGAAAAGCTGTCCGACCATGACGGCTACCTGGTCACCTACGAACTGTCGTGGGACGCCGCCGGGCCCTGATCAGCCCTCATCCGAAAAGATCGGCAGGGGGGCCAGCTCACGGACGGGGCGGAGCACGATGTTGCTGGTGACGCGGGAGACGCCGAGCTCCCCGTCATCGATCCAGCCCTGGGTCAGCGCCTGATAGGCGTCCACGTCCGGACAGACCAGCTTGGCGATGTAGTCGAACTCTCCGCTGACTTCAAAGCACT comes from the Indioceanicola profundi genome and includes:
- a CDS encoding glucose 1-dehydrogenase, which encodes MPLSPSSANRFSWSRAGGNYKMAGEKALMTGRVQDKVILVTGAASGIGLATSRLLAEQGAKVIMTDRNADGGAAALEQVGNGVEFHAQDVTDERRWEEIVADVVARHGRLDGLVNNAGVGSMNTIEQITIEEMRFVNSVNVEAVAIGCKHAILAMKKTGGGSIVNLSSVAGLIGAPTLPAYCASKGAVRLLTKSIAVYCAQAKYEIRCNSVHPSFLRTAMVQSMIDGAPDPARMERALESASALGRMGEPEDAGHIIVYLCSDESRFVTGAEFVVDGGLTAR
- a CDS encoding DUF4189 domain-containing protein, with protein sequence MRKQILLLTSLAALAAAPAMAQDQPEAIANLSSQGRDAFTVYSQFSNPKAFAVASDGAYGFYGGQGSADQAMSEAVRRCQSVSNTGDCQVVSMNDEPMVAAGPGVAEALRSMNTSTMGGLREEAVQDFRQAQSPKALATSQDGAWGWVAGASSIEAARSEALRHCSEWGQGCEVTEAQ
- a CDS encoding endonuclease/exonuclease/phosphatase family protein; amino-acid sequence: MFSLPRAMRMVAAALLLAALAACGKHPTPAPLPQLATRTPEIIQDSGTGRRKTTLSVLIYNVAGLPWPVRWGRGWALDRIGDDLRRLQLEGRAPDLLLLQEAFTSQAGHIGIRGLYPNWVRGPKAGDDLTIETPLQNPEFMAGRRFWKGEGIGKLVSSGLYIYSNYPIQAVEMTPFGRNSCAGYDCLANKGVMMATIAIPGVPEPIQVMNTHLNARGASRVPIDRTHKAHARQLDEIHIFLGRHLRPDWPFIYGGDFNTRGSDLRYARKTMNVPGTVVRYYCTVITTDCDVRMSWDGDAPWLDTQDLQGFADGVGVHVRPVRVEAMFDVPFDGEKLSDHDGYLVTYELSWDAAGP
- the phaR gene encoding polyhydroxyalkanoate synthesis repressor PhaR, which codes for MADKEESKPAPVTIKKYANRRLYNTATSSYVTLDHLCQMVKDGTDFVVYDAKTGDDITRSVLTQIIVEEEAKGQNLLPIPFLRQLISFYGDNMQWLVPRYLEHSMQSFTSNQEKMRDYFQNAFGGMFPFGTFEEMSKQNIAMFERAMRMFSPFSGVEGAMKEAGRDSAASAAASDVSRKAAGSQAEEKFDELQKRLDELQQQLEGLTKRKVE
- a CDS encoding OmpA family protein; this translates as MRVPKQLCATVPAAMLSGLVLFAAGSAAAQQSGQQSGNYSYSAGYDAALRQGQAQAAPAQDVLEQVYFDFDSAELRSDARTKLNDLASMVRENDIGQVNVVGHTDTAGPADYNMGLSQRRAEAVSQALTDLGIQNQIIDLSWEGEQDPAVPTGDGVPEQQNRRVAITIPAAGGFQAASAQ
- a CDS encoding phosphotransferase; translation: MSSAVLIDILDQHRFDQGALEAYLSRHLEGFRTPASIRQFQGGQSNPTFLIEDAAGAKFVLRKKPPGKLLPSAHLVEREYQAMRALAGTPAPVPKARLLCEDASVTGTAFYVMDFIDGRVFADVTLPGMRPAERAAIFDAMNATLAALHSVDWRAVGLEGFGKPENYIARQVDRWSKQYVAAKTDEIPAMDRLMAWLPEHIPAGNETTIAHGDYRLGNLMFHSSEPQVAAILDWELATLGHPLGDLAYNCMAYHLPAGVKEFPGLMGIDLKAEGIPSEDEYLDAYCRRTGRSGIPDWNFFLAFSFFRIASICQGVYARALAGNAADRRAQRYGQVAQATAEIGWSLAQKS
- a CDS encoding SDR family NAD(P)-dependent oxidoreductase, translated to MHPLFDLTGKVALITGSSRGIGKSIAEEYAKVGAKVVISSRKQDACDRVRDEIIAAGGEAISVPCNIGRKEELERLVAATMEAWGRIDILVANAAINPVYGPLGSVTDEAWDKIMGTNLRSTWQICNMVMPQMAERKDGSVIVLSSIAGVRGNPVIGAYGVSKAAEAALVKNLAVEYGRYNVRVNAVAPGIIETDFAKALTDNPDIAKAVMSRAPLGRFGKPVEIAGVALMLAGDAGRFVTGQLIMVDGGATIADPTVI